One genomic segment of Polynucleobacter sp. MWH-UH2A includes these proteins:
- a CDS encoding SET domain-containing protein, with protein sequence MKSKTLKPPKVDRSSIVVKSSPIHGRGVFVAKPIKKGQAIIEYKGERISWKLAEKRHPHDPKDPNHTFYFSLEDGRVIDAKYGGNAARWINHSCSPSCETREDSFGGEPRVFIYAKRALKVGEELFYDYSLDIEGRITKQMKKDYECRCGAKKCRGTMLSLDDK encoded by the coding sequence ATGAAATCAAAAACATTAAAACCACCAAAGGTGGATCGGTCTTCTATTGTTGTTAAATCTTCGCCGATTCATGGCAGGGGCGTCTTTGTAGCCAAACCAATTAAAAAAGGCCAGGCAATTATTGAATACAAAGGCGAGCGCATTAGTTGGAAGCTTGCAGAAAAGCGGCACCCCCATGACCCTAAAGACCCAAATCACACCTTCTATTTTTCTCTTGAAGATGGTCGAGTAATTGATGCGAAGTATGGTGGCAATGCTGCCCGCTGGATTAATCACTCTTGTAGCCCTAGTTGTGAAACTCGCGAAGATAGTTTTGGTGGCGAACCTCGCGTTTTTATTTATGCCAAGCGCGCCCTTAAGGTTGGTGAGGAGTTGTTTTATGACTACTCTTTAGATATTGAGGGCCGTATTACAAAGCAAATGAAAAAAGACTATGAGTGTCGTTGCGGTGCTAAAAAGTGCCGCGGCACCATGCTTTCCCTCGACGATAAGTAA
- a CDS encoding DUF3717 domain-containing protein, which produces MLYITIQELEAAINYWRNQSPARGDELSLCAEASALAKAYALMIIQGSQRIPLDVLDESARIAIQKFIKNTQNS; this is translated from the coding sequence ATGTTGTACATCACCATTCAAGAGCTTGAGGCTGCCATCAACTATTGGCGAAATCAATCTCCCGCAAGAGGGGATGAGCTCAGCTTGTGTGCCGAAGCATCTGCGTTGGCAAAGGCGTATGCCCTTATGATCATTCAAGGCTCCCAACGCATACCCTTGGATGTTTTGGATGAATCCGCAAGAATTGCGATTCAAAAATTTATTAAAAATACCCAAAACTCATAA